A portion of the Pedobacter cryoconitis genome contains these proteins:
- a CDS encoding DEAD/DEAH box helicase: MINPFKLLGISDDVVNAVKDLGFENPTPIQEQAIPVLLEGNNDFVGLAQTGTGKTAAFGLPLIELIDFKMNKPQALILCPTRELCLQIASDIKNYSKNTPGASVVAVYGGANIVQQLREIRNGVQVVVATPGRMLDIIGRKAIDFSSVKYVVLDEADEMLNMGFQEDINDILSTTPDDKKTWLFSATMPPEVRRIAKNYMDNPTELTMGTKNTGNVNIEHEYYVVRARDKYAALKRIVDFNPEIFAVVFCKTKMDTQDVAENLIKDGYNADALHGDLSQQQRDKVMQRFRDRNMQLLIATDVAARGIDVNNVTHVVNYSLPDEIESYTHRSGRTGRAGKSGISICIINSKETGKIRQIERIIGKAFTKAELPTGFDVCEKQLFSLVHKVHNVEVNEAQIEQYIPRIMDEFAELSKEEVIKRFASLEFNRFLEYYKNAPDLNAAATDERGERSERGARGARNSDFTRLFINVGSVDEFTRGDLLSFVCNNGKISGKNIGKIDLKGVYSFFEVENAIVDSLFANFKDIQFNNRSVRIEKSGDAPEGGERRSGGGERRSYSGGGDRRSSGGGERKSYGGGERKSYGGGGGERKSYGGGNSGGSGRREGGSSAGGFRDFSGKPREGGSGTGERRRRS, encoded by the coding sequence AGCAGCATTTGGTTTGCCGCTGATTGAACTGATTGACTTCAAGATGAATAAGCCTCAGGCTTTAATTCTATGCCCTACCCGGGAGCTTTGCTTGCAAATTGCCAGCGACATCAAAAATTACTCAAAAAACACGCCTGGTGCTAGTGTTGTTGCCGTTTACGGTGGCGCGAACATTGTGCAGCAATTGCGTGAAATTAGAAACGGTGTACAAGTAGTTGTAGCTACACCGGGTCGTATGTTAGACATTATCGGTCGTAAGGCTATAGATTTCAGTAGTGTGAAATATGTAGTTCTTGATGAGGCTGACGAAATGCTGAACATGGGCTTCCAGGAAGACATTAATGATATCTTGTCTACTACACCTGACGACAAAAAAACCTGGTTGTTTTCAGCTACTATGCCTCCTGAGGTTAGAAGAATAGCTAAAAACTACATGGACAACCCTACTGAGTTGACTATGGGGACCAAAAACACTGGTAACGTAAATATTGAGCATGAGTACTATGTAGTACGTGCCAGAGATAAATATGCTGCCTTAAAACGTATTGTAGATTTCAACCCTGAAATTTTCGCAGTAGTTTTCTGTAAAACCAAAATGGATACACAGGATGTTGCTGAGAACCTGATTAAGGATGGTTACAATGCTGATGCTTTGCATGGTGACTTATCACAACAACAACGTGATAAAGTTATGCAACGCTTCCGTGACCGTAACATGCAGTTATTAATTGCTACAGATGTTGCAGCACGTGGTATCGATGTAAATAACGTAACTCACGTTGTTAACTATTCATTACCTGATGAAATTGAAAGTTATACCCACAGAAGTGGTCGTACAGGAAGAGCTGGTAAATCTGGTATTTCTATCTGTATCATCAACTCTAAGGAAACTGGAAAAATCCGTCAGATTGAAAGAATCATCGGTAAAGCATTTACTAAAGCTGAATTACCTACAGGATTTGATGTTTGCGAAAAACAACTTTTCTCATTGGTTCACAAAGTTCACAACGTTGAAGTAAATGAAGCACAAATTGAGCAGTACATTCCAAGAATCATGGATGAATTTGCTGAATTAAGCAAAGAAGAAGTGATCAAACGTTTTGCATCTTTAGAGTTTAACCGCTTTTTAGAGTATTACAAAAATGCACCTGATTTAAATGCAGCTGCTACTGATGAGCGTGGTGAACGTTCTGAGCGTGGTGCAAGAGGTGCTAGAAACAGTGATTTTACCCGTTTGTTTATCAACGTAGGTTCGGTAGATGAATTTACAAGAGGTGATTTATTATCTTTTGTTTGTAACAATGGTAAAATCAGTGGAAAAAACATTGGTAAAATTGACCTTAAAGGTGTGTATTCATTCTTTGAAGTTGAAAATGCTATTGTTGATTCATTGTTCGCAAATTTCAAAGACATCCAGTTCAATAACAGAAGTGTTAGAATTGAAAAATCTGGCGACGCTCCTGAAGGTGGCGAAAGAAGATCTGGTGGTGGAGAAAGAAGAAGCTATAGCGGTGGTGGCGACAGAAGAAGTTCTGGCGGCGGAGAAAGAAAAAGCTATGGTGGTGGTGAAAGAAAGAGTTATGGCGGTGGCGGTGGCGAAAGAAAAAGCTACGGTGGCGGTAATTCTGGTGGAAGCGGAAGACGTGAAGGTGGAAGCAGTGCTGGAGGTTTCAGAGATTTCTCTGGTAAACCACGCGAAGGTGGAAGCGGAACGGGCGAAAGAAGACGCAGATCTTAA
- the ggt gene encoding gamma-glutamyltransferase, protein MKSKTSISNLLLAPLCLGLIVSLTANASGQELNQFKHAAVVTAHPEASKVGVAIIKRGGNAIDAAIAVQFALAVVYPNAGNIGGGGFLVYRGKGGDSDALDYREKAPEKASRDMYLDAQGNAITDKSLYGTLASGIPGTVDGMVKAYNKYGKLSWKKDIQPAIDLAQNGFQITAQQASELNSHKERFLKYNKKPVAFVKNDLWKAGDLLRQPQLAKTLKLIRDNGRKGFYEGPVAAAIVASMQNTNGVITTKDLKEYQSVWRKTVSGKYKNYTVISMPPPSSGGIALITMLKQVSDYPLSKWGFQRDSTVQLMIEVERRAYADRATYLGDPDFFKVPQTALLSANYIHSRTKGINFNKATPSSEVKPGTLPLKESEQTTHYSIVDNEGNAVSATTTLNGSYGSLVIVDGGGFIMNNEMDDFSVKPGTPNMYGLVGGEANSIVPGKRMLSSMTPTIIEEDGKLRMVVGTPGGSTIITSVFQTILNVLAFGQNMQQAVAAPRFHHQWLPDEVFVEKGAIDDATRIKLEYKGYKITEREPMGRVDAILIKSDGTLETGADPRGNDKGLGY, encoded by the coding sequence ATGAAATCAAAAACATCAATATCAAACCTGCTGCTGGCCCCTCTTTGTCTGGGACTCATAGTTTCCCTGACGGCAAACGCAAGCGGGCAGGAATTAAACCAATTCAAACATGCTGCGGTTGTTACAGCGCATCCCGAAGCCTCTAAAGTCGGCGTTGCGATTATTAAGCGTGGTGGAAATGCAATTGACGCAGCAATAGCCGTACAATTCGCTTTGGCTGTAGTTTATCCGAATGCGGGAAATATTGGTGGCGGAGGATTCCTGGTTTACAGGGGTAAAGGTGGAGATTCAGATGCGTTGGATTATAGAGAAAAAGCCCCTGAAAAAGCTTCCAGAGATATGTACCTGGATGCTCAGGGTAACGCAATTACAGATAAAAGCCTGTATGGTACCTTAGCTTCAGGAATTCCCGGGACTGTTGACGGAATGGTAAAGGCCTATAACAAATACGGTAAATTAAGCTGGAAAAAAGATATTCAGCCTGCCATAGACCTGGCACAGAATGGATTCCAGATCACTGCGCAGCAAGCTTCAGAATTAAACAGTCATAAAGAAAGATTCTTAAAATACAACAAGAAACCAGTGGCCTTCGTGAAAAATGATTTATGGAAAGCCGGTGACTTATTGAGGCAACCACAGTTGGCAAAAACACTGAAACTAATCAGAGATAACGGCAGAAAAGGCTTTTATGAAGGACCAGTGGCAGCTGCAATTGTAGCCTCAATGCAAAACACCAATGGAGTAATCACCACAAAAGACTTAAAAGAGTACCAGTCCGTATGGAGAAAAACCGTCTCAGGCAAATACAAAAATTATACAGTAATCTCTATGCCTCCACCATCCAGTGGTGGTATTGCATTAATTACAATGCTCAAACAAGTAAGTGATTACCCCTTAAGCAAATGGGGCTTTCAAAGAGATTCTACAGTTCAGTTAATGATTGAAGTAGAACGCAGAGCCTATGCAGACCGTGCAACTTACTTAGGCGATCCGGACTTCTTTAAAGTCCCTCAGACTGCCCTTTTAAGTGCCAATTACATCCATTCAAGAACCAAGGGAATCAACTTTAACAAAGCTACCCCAAGTTCCGAGGTTAAACCCGGGACCCTTCCTTTAAAAGAAAGCGAGCAAACTACCCATTATTCCATCGTAGACAATGAAGGTAATGCGGTATCAGCTACAACGACCTTAAACGGATCTTATGGCTCGCTTGTTATTGTGGATGGTGGAGGCTTCATCATGAACAATGAAATGGATGACTTCTCCGTTAAACCAGGTACTCCAAACATGTACGGTTTAGTTGGTGGAGAAGCAAATTCTATTGTTCCCGGCAAAAGAATGCTGAGCTCAATGACGCCTACCATTATTGAAGAAGATGGGAAATTAAGAATGGTAGTCGGTACACCCGGCGGATCAACCATCATCACTTCAGTTTTCCAAACGATCCTAAATGTATTGGCATTCGGGCAAAACATGCAGCAGGCAGTTGCAGCTCCAAGATTTCACCATCAATGGTTGCCAGATGAAGTTTTCGTGGAAAAAGGTGCTATCGATGATGCTACAAGAATTAAATTAGAATACAAAGGCTATAAAATCACAGAACGTGAACCAATGGGACGTGTTGACGCCATCCTGATTAAATCAGACGGAACCTTGGAAACAGGAGCAGACCCAAGAGGTAACGACAAAGGCCTCGGCTACTAG
- a CDS encoding NAD(P)H-dependent glycerol-3-phosphate dehydrogenase, giving the protein MIPRVAMIGGGSWATAVIKMLSDNLTEKEIYWWLRDTASIAHLKQYKHNPKYLSSVELRIPEDNISNDICHIIKQADYIILNVPAAFLKESLSGVTPEMLAGKKIVSAIKGIVPDENQIIGEFMNDKFNVPLDDILVISGPCHAEEVALEKLSYLTIASINLETAGSFSKLLNTRYIKTNISDDIFGTEYAAVLKNIYAVASGICHGIGYGDNFQAVLISNAIREINRFVEAVHPISRDIKESAYLGDLLVTAYSQFSRNRTFGNMIGKGYTVKSAQLEMNMIAEGYYAASCMHVVNKKYKVEMPICRAVYAILYERHSPQIEMALLTEQLN; this is encoded by the coding sequence ATGATACCAAGAGTCGCAATGATTGGTGGCGGTAGTTGGGCAACTGCGGTCATAAAAATGCTTTCAGATAATCTTACCGAAAAAGAGATCTATTGGTGGCTGCGTGATACCGCATCAATTGCACACCTGAAGCAGTACAAACACAATCCAAAATACCTGAGTTCTGTTGAGCTTAGAATACCAGAAGATAATATCTCTAATGATATCTGCCATATTATTAAACAAGCAGATTATATCATTCTGAATGTACCGGCTGCTTTTCTTAAAGAATCGCTGAGTGGGGTTACCCCGGAAATGCTGGCAGGTAAAAAGATTGTTTCAGCCATCAAAGGAATCGTTCCTGATGAAAACCAGATTATCGGTGAGTTTATGAATGATAAATTTAATGTTCCTTTGGATGATATTCTGGTGATCAGCGGGCCATGTCATGCAGAAGAAGTTGCATTGGAAAAATTATCTTATTTGACTATAGCATCCATTAACCTGGAAACTGCCGGCAGCTTTTCTAAATTATTGAATACAAGATATATCAAAACCAACATATCAGATGATATTTTCGGTACTGAATATGCTGCAGTATTGAAAAATATTTATGCAGTAGCCAGTGGGATTTGTCATGGAATAGGCTACGGTGATAACTTTCAGGCTGTTTTGATCTCTAATGCAATTCGTGAGATCAACCGGTTTGTAGAGGCTGTACATCCTATAAGCCGTGATATCAAAGAGTCTGCTTACCTGGGTGATCTGCTGGTAACTGCCTATTCTCAATTCAGCCGTAACCGGACATTCGGTAATATGATAGGGAAGGGCTATACTGTTAAATCTGCGCAATTGGAGATGAATATGATTGCTGAAGGCTATTATGCAGCAAGCTGTATGCATGTGGTCAACAAAAAATATAAAGTTGAAATGCCAATCTGCCGTGCAGTATATGCGATACTCTATGAGCGTCATTCTCCGCAAATTGAAATGGCTTTACTGACCGAGCAACTAAATTAA
- a CDS encoding efflux RND transporter periplasmic adaptor subunit yields MKLKYILIAVGALIVLLIAGKLTGLIGGDKAEKVTIEKAKTRNIIETVTASGKIKPETEVKVSSEVSGEVVELRVKEGDIVKKGQLLFRIRPDVLKSGLDRASATFSAQKASVGSAAQQLKQAEANFVNQEAIYKRNVELFKKKVISVSEFDAAKAAYVTGKTNLDGAKQSLIAAKYNLAQTGAGVQEASANLAKATVFSPVDGVISKLSVELGDRVLGTAQFAGTELMRISNLSTMEVNVDVNENDINRVNVGDNAAIQVDAFDDKKFKGVVTEIASSSKDIAVATTTVDQVTNFVVKVRISADSYTGIKGGAKDLPSPFRPGLSATVDIESSSVKSLSVPIMAVFVEGLKKDVGKEDKEEDPADGKQKSKLNDKAIKQYVYTYADGKVKKVEVTTGIQDDKYIQVKSGLKEGTEIVSGPYSTVQNKLKDGMKVEKDVKDQSVSKSEKK; encoded by the coding sequence ATGAAACTAAAATACATACTCATCGCCGTAGGAGCGCTTATTGTCTTATTAATTGCCGGTAAATTGACCGGATTGATAGGCGGTGATAAAGCTGAAAAAGTTACGATAGAAAAAGCGAAAACCAGAAATATCATTGAAACCGTTACTGCAAGTGGTAAAATTAAACCGGAAACAGAGGTTAAAGTAAGTTCTGAGGTATCAGGTGAGGTTGTGGAATTGCGTGTTAAAGAAGGAGATATCGTTAAAAAAGGTCAGCTTTTGTTTAGAATCAGACCAGACGTATTGAAATCTGGCTTGGATAGAGCCAGTGCAACTTTTAGCGCACAGAAAGCTTCTGTAGGATCGGCAGCGCAGCAGCTCAAACAAGCTGAGGCTAATTTTGTCAATCAGGAAGCTATCTACAAGCGTAATGTAGAATTGTTCAAAAAGAAAGTGATTTCAGTTTCAGAATTTGATGCTGCTAAAGCGGCTTATGTGACGGGTAAAACGAATTTGGACGGTGCAAAGCAATCTTTGATTGCTGCGAAGTATAACCTGGCACAAACAGGCGCAGGAGTTCAGGAAGCGAGTGCCAACCTGGCAAAAGCTACTGTATTTTCACCAGTTGACGGTGTGATCTCTAAATTATCTGTAGAACTTGGGGACAGGGTATTGGGAACGGCTCAGTTTGCTGGTACAGAGTTGATGAGAATCTCTAACCTGAGTACAATGGAGGTCAATGTTGATGTGAATGAAAATGATATTAACCGGGTAAATGTGGGTGACAATGCAGCAATTCAGGTTGATGCTTTTGATGATAAGAAGTTTAAAGGTGTAGTTACTGAAATAGCCAGTTCTTCTAAAGATATTGCCGTAGCCACAACAACAGTTGATCAGGTGACTAATTTCGTAGTAAAAGTCCGTATCTCGGCAGATTCCTATACAGGAATTAAAGGTGGGGCAAAAGATCTTCCATCTCCATTCAGACCAGGTTTATCAGCGACAGTTGATATCGAAAGCTCTTCCGTAAAAAGTTTATCAGTCCCTATCATGGCTGTCTTTGTAGAAGGCCTTAAAAAAGATGTTGGTAAAGAAGACAAAGAGGAAGATCCTGCTGACGGGAAACAGAAAAGTAAGCTGAACGACAAAGCCATTAAACAATATGTATATACCTATGCTGATGGTAAAGTGAAAAAAGTCGAGGTGACAACTGGTATCCAGGACGATAAATATATCCAGGTTAAAAGCGGATTGAAAGAAGGAACTGAGATTGTAAGTGGGCCATACTCAACCGTTCAGAACAAATTGAAAGACGGAATGAAAGTAGAAAAAGATGTTAAAGATCAGTCAGTTTCTAAATCTGAGAAGAAGTAA
- a CDS encoding TolC family protein gives MFTKNMLSKLTFAVTFSLVTIGMSANLHAQETLTIQDAIDRMLENNLNIKQSSLNVSTAAVNLEQSKAALYPSLNGAINNTLNYGRSLNPATNQLITQNFYSGDGSLSAQVDVFAGFSKVNQIRQNKILLEAGNSNLDKIKNDLVLQVVTSYFQVVFNTDLLKASKEQLLVAQETQRREQSLLEAGNKTLADISQAKAQTATAELNVTNAQNQLTISYLTLSQLMEMRPDSQNYTVVKPTIKDIAEAQKIYDVNDVYNTSLSFFPDIKLAELNRRAAEKAVDVAKGSYYPKLAVGAGLGSRYSYTLGTKTVGFPADSHLNDQISNNFYQNVGFSLSIPIFNGYTVRSNVKRAKISYETSKISEQLAKNNLNKVIAQAVADLRAADSRYKSNENTFNAQKDAFNVIEQRYAVGLVNSLDYNTSRTNRNKAEVDFIQSKYDLLFKSKVIDYYLGKQITF, from the coding sequence ATGTTTACTAAAAATATGCTGTCAAAATTAACCTTCGCTGTTACTTTTAGTTTGGTGACGATAGGTATGTCTGCTAACCTGCACGCACAGGAGACGCTAACCATTCAGGATGCGATTGATCGTATGCTGGAGAATAACCTGAATATTAAACAATCATCATTAAATGTGTCTACTGCAGCTGTAAATCTGGAACAGTCAAAAGCAGCGCTTTATCCAAGTTTGAACGGCGCCATAAACAATACGCTGAATTACGGTAGAAGTCTGAACCCTGCAACGAATCAGTTAATTACACAGAATTTCTATTCCGGAGACGGAAGCCTGAGTGCGCAGGTAGATGTATTTGCCGGTTTTAGTAAGGTTAATCAGATCCGTCAGAACAAAATCTTACTGGAAGCAGGAAACAGTAACCTGGACAAAATTAAGAATGATCTTGTTTTACAAGTGGTAACTTCTTATTTTCAAGTAGTATTTAACACTGATTTATTAAAAGCTTCCAAAGAACAACTGCTGGTTGCACAAGAAACACAAAGACGCGAGCAATCTTTGCTGGAAGCCGGAAATAAAACGCTGGCAGATATTTCACAGGCAAAGGCACAGACAGCCACAGCCGAACTGAATGTAACCAATGCGCAAAACCAGTTAACTATTTCATACCTGACACTTTCTCAGTTAATGGAAATGCGCCCTGACTCTCAGAATTATACCGTAGTTAAGCCAACGATTAAAGATATCGCAGAAGCGCAAAAAATCTATGACGTGAATGATGTTTACAATACTTCATTGTCATTTTTTCCGGATATTAAACTGGCAGAATTAAACAGAAGAGCTGCTGAAAAAGCAGTCGATGTGGCTAAAGGATCTTATTATCCTAAACTTGCAGTAGGTGCTGGCCTTGGATCAAGATATTCTTACACACTGGGTACAAAAACAGTAGGATTTCCTGCCGATTCACATTTAAATGACCAGATCAGCAATAACTTTTATCAGAATGTTGGCTTTTCACTTTCTATTCCAATCTTCAATGGCTATACCGTGAGATCAAATGTGAAAAGAGCAAAGATCTCTTACGAAACGAGTAAAATCAGTGAGCAGCTTGCCAAGAACAATTTGAATAAGGTGATTGCTCAGGCAGTGGCCGATTTAAGAGCTGCCGACAGCAGATATAAGTCAAACGAAAATACTTTTAATGCCCAAAAAGATGCTTTTAACGTAATTGAACAACGTTATGCAGTAGGTTTGGTAAATTCATTAGATTACAATACTTCAAGAACAAACAGAAATAAAGCAGAAGTTGATTTTATCCAGTCAAAATACGACTTACTGTTTAAATCAAAAGTTATAGATTATTACTTAGGCAAACAGATAACCTTTTAA
- a CDS encoding polysaccharide deacetylase family protein, whose protein sequence is MYLVKSPLLLKWYYPSLVWNKSRSDKVVYLTFDDGPIPVVTDFVLNTLKSFNCKATFFCIGDNINKHAQIFEQVKSEGHAIGNHTFNHLKGWKTEDNIYIQNFESCQQLTNTHLFRPPYGRIKKSQIKALRKINPQLNIIMWDVLSGDFDVNLSPEKCYENVIKNTTNGSIIVFHDSLKAFDRLKVALPATLKFLTAQGYKFHTL, encoded by the coding sequence ATGTATCTGGTTAAATCACCTCTTTTATTAAAATGGTATTATCCATCCTTAGTCTGGAACAAAAGCCGGTCTGACAAAGTCGTTTATTTAACCTTTGACGACGGACCTATACCTGTTGTTACAGACTTTGTTTTAAATACTTTAAAAAGCTTCAATTGCAAGGCTACTTTCTTCTGTATTGGTGACAATATAAACAAACATGCCCAAATTTTTGAACAAGTTAAAAGCGAAGGCCATGCGATAGGAAATCACACCTTTAACCACTTAAAAGGCTGGAAAACTGAGGATAACATTTATATTCAGAATTTCGAATCCTGTCAGCAGCTCACCAATACGCATTTGTTTCGTCCGCCTTACGGGAGAATAAAAAAATCTCAGATCAAAGCATTGCGCAAAATTAACCCACAGCTTAATATCATTATGTGGGATGTACTGAGCGGAGACTTTGATGTGAATCTTTCTCCTGAAAAATGTTATGAAAACGTGATCAAAAACACGACGAACGGCTCTATAATCGTATTCCATGACAGCCTGAAAGCATTTGACAGGTTAAAGGTTGCTTTACCGGCCACCTTAAAATTTTTAACCGCTCAAGGTTATAAGTTCCATACGCTTTAA
- a CDS encoding aconitate hydratase, giving the protein MAFDIEMIKKVYANFGPRVEAARKLVGRPLTLSEKILYTHLWDEKTNTSYVRGTDYVDFAPDRVAMQDATAQMALLQFMQAGRPKVAVPSTVHCDHLITAKFGAEQDLPAANTESKEVFDFLASVSNKYGIGFWKPGAGIIHQVVLENYAFPGGMMIGTDSHTVNAGGLGMVAIGVGGADACDVMAGLPWELKFPKLIGVKLTGKLSGWSSPKDVILKVAGILTVKGGTGAIVEYFGEGATNMSCTGKGTICNMGAEIGATTSTFGYDESMERYLRATNRADVADAANAVKEHLTGDAEVYADPAKYFDQVIEIDLSTLEPYLNGPFTPDLATPISKMKEVALANGWPMKIDVGLIGSCTNSSYEDISRAVSVARQVAEKGLTAKSEYCINPGSEQIRFTIQRDGFMEVFKQIGAKVFTNACGPCIGMWDRVGSEKQEKNTIVHSFNRNFAKRADGNPNTFAFVGSPELVTALAIAGDLSFNPLTDTLTNANGEQVKLDEPTGFELPPRGFAVDDAGYQEPAADGSGVQILVSPTSHRLQLLDPFTPWEGKDLTGLRLLIKAKGKCTTDHISMAGPWLKFRGHLDNISNNMLIGAVNYFNDKTDTVKNLLTGEYGPVPATQRAYKADHIGTIVVGDENYGEGSSREHAAMEPRHLGVRAVLVKSFARIHETNLKKQGMLGLTFANKEDYDLIREDDVIDIVGLTTFTPDVPLTIVLNHADGTKEDFKVNHSYNAQQIDWFKAGGALNIIRKQVAQ; this is encoded by the coding sequence ATGGCTTTTGATATAGAAATGATCAAAAAGGTGTATGCAAACTTTGGTCCCCGAGTTGAGGCGGCCCGTAAATTAGTAGGCAGACCTTTAACACTCTCAGAAAAAATCTTATATACTCACCTTTGGGATGAAAAAACAAATACTTCTTACGTAAGGGGTACTGATTATGTAGATTTTGCTCCTGACCGTGTAGCTATGCAGGATGCAACTGCCCAAATGGCATTATTGCAGTTTATGCAGGCTGGCAGACCGAAAGTTGCTGTGCCTTCAACGGTACACTGTGATCACTTGATCACTGCAAAATTTGGCGCAGAGCAGGATCTTCCTGCTGCAAATACAGAAAGTAAGGAAGTTTTTGATTTTCTTGCTTCGGTATCCAATAAATATGGTATCGGTTTCTGGAAACCAGGTGCAGGTATTATTCACCAGGTTGTATTGGAAAATTATGCATTTCCAGGTGGAATGATGATCGGAACAGATTCACATACTGTGAATGCTGGCGGTTTAGGTATGGTTGCAATTGGTGTTGGTGGTGCTGATGCTTGTGATGTAATGGCAGGCTTACCATGGGAGCTTAAGTTCCCTAAATTAATTGGTGTAAAGTTAACCGGTAAATTAAGCGGCTGGTCTTCACCTAAAGATGTAATCTTAAAAGTGGCTGGTATCCTGACTGTAAAAGGTGGTACTGGTGCTATTGTTGAATATTTTGGCGAAGGTGCAACGAATATGAGCTGTACTGGTAAAGGTACCATTTGTAATATGGGTGCTGAAATCGGTGCAACGACTTCAACTTTCGGTTATGATGAGAGCATGGAACGTTATTTACGTGCAACCAACAGAGCTGATGTTGCTGATGCTGCCAACGCTGTGAAAGAACACTTAACTGGTGATGCTGAAGTTTATGCTGATCCTGCTAAATATTTTGACCAGGTAATTGAAATTGACTTATCTACACTTGAACCTTATCTGAACGGTCCGTTTACTCCGGATTTAGCGACTCCTATTTCAAAAATGAAAGAGGTTGCTTTAGCTAACGGATGGCCGATGAAAATTGACGTAGGTTTGATCGGATCTTGTACAAACTCTTCTTACGAAGATATTTCAAGAGCGGTAAGTGTAGCAAGACAAGTTGCGGAAAAAGGCTTAACAGCTAAATCTGAATATTGTATTAACCCTGGATCTGAACAAATCCGTTTCACGATACAACGTGATGGATTTATGGAAGTATTCAAACAAATAGGTGCTAAAGTATTTACAAATGCTTGCGGGCCTTGTATTGGAATGTGGGACAGAGTAGGTTCGGAGAAACAAGAGAAAAACACAATCGTTCACTCTTTCAACCGTAACTTCGCTAAACGTGCGGATGGTAACCCGAATACTTTTGCTTTTGTTGGTTCTCCGGAATTGGTAACTGCTTTAGCTATTGCTGGTGACTTAAGCTTCAACCCATTGACAGATACTTTAACCAATGCAAATGGTGAGCAGGTAAAACTGGATGAGCCTACTGGATTTGAATTGCCTCCAAGAGGTTTTGCTGTTGATGACGCAGGTTATCAGGAACCAGCAGCTGATGGAAGCGGTGTTCAGATTTTAGTTTCGCCAACTTCTCACAGGTTGCAATTGCTTGATCCTTTTACTCCATGGGAAGGTAAAGACCTTACAGGTTTAAGATTACTGATCAAAGCGAAAGGAAAATGTACAACTGACCATATTTCTATGGCTGGCCCATGGTTAAAATTCCGTGGTCACCTGGACAATATCTCTAATAACATGCTGATCGGTGCAGTAAATTATTTCAATGATAAAACTGATACCGTTAAAAACTTGTTAACTGGTGAATATGGTCCTGTTCCTGCAACACAACGTGCTTATAAAGCAGATCATATCGGAACTATTGTAGTTGGAGATGAAAACTACGGTGAAGGTTCTTCACGTGAGCATGCGGCCATGGAGCCTCGTCACCTTGGTGTTCGTGCTGTATTGGTTAAATCTTTTGCACGTATCCATGAAACTAACTTGAAAAAACAAGGAATGTTAGGTTTAACATTCGCGAACAAGGAAGATTATGATTTGATCCGTGAGGATGACGTAATTGATATTGTAGGTTTAACAACTTTCACTCCTGATGTACCTTTAACCATTGTGTTAAACCATGCAGATGGCACGAAAGAAGACTTCAAAGTTAACCATAGTTATAATGCGCAGCAGATTGACTGGTTCAAAGCTGGTGGTGCGTTGAATATTATTCGTAAGCAAGTAGCTCAATAA